The proteins below come from a single Sphingomicrobium sediminis genomic window:
- a CDS encoding alpha/beta hydrolase: MKVPTTTTRRLKTPEVPRRAKRWARRVAVAGEQSLYVLDRVGVSPATLLDRASKLREPKKASRRIATGVRYGSDKRQRMDIYVPQKPGPHPLPVVTFFYGGGWVRGHRDEFGFVGRALAARGYMVAMPDYRLAPKHRFPAFIEDGAAAMAWLTEHGATLGGDPTRQAVGGHSAGGHLAALLALNPDYLDAHGVPHDHVKAAALLSAPTNFLPFVDWRAISALGHHEPAHETQPINFAHAAAPPILFQHGRADRVVRARNAQQLHAKLVEAGADAELILYPGATHSDPIKAFSPLFQRFPVVEDLDDFLAGHLGLHD, translated from the coding sequence ATGAAAGTGCCCACGACCACCACGCGTCGCCTGAAGACGCCCGAAGTGCCGCGCCGCGCCAAGCGCTGGGCGAGGCGCGTCGCCGTGGCGGGCGAGCAGTCGCTCTATGTGCTCGATCGCGTGGGCGTGTCGCCGGCGACCCTGCTCGACCGCGCAAGCAAGCTGCGCGAACCCAAGAAGGCCAGCCGCCGCATCGCCACCGGGGTCCGCTATGGCAGCGACAAGCGCCAGCGGATGGACATCTACGTGCCCCAGAAGCCGGGGCCGCACCCGCTTCCCGTCGTCACCTTCTTCTATGGTGGCGGTTGGGTGCGCGGGCATCGCGACGAGTTCGGCTTTGTCGGACGGGCGCTTGCGGCGCGCGGCTATATGGTCGCGATGCCGGACTATCGCCTCGCGCCCAAGCACCGCTTCCCCGCCTTCATCGAAGATGGCGCGGCAGCGATGGCCTGGCTCACCGAACATGGGGCGACGCTGGGCGGCGATCCGACGCGCCAAGCTGTGGGCGGGCATAGCGCAGGCGGGCATCTTGCCGCATTGCTGGCGCTCAATCCCGATTATCTTGACGCGCATGGCGTGCCGCATGACCATGTGAAGGCCGCGGCCTTGCTGTCGGCGCCGACCAATTTCCTGCCGTTCGTCGACTGGCGCGCCATTTCCGCGCTCGGCCATCACGAGCCGGCGCACGAGACGCAGCCCATCAACTTCGCCCATGCCGCCGCGCCGCCCATCCTGTTCCAGCATGGCCGCGCCGACCGCGTCGTGCGCGCCCGCAACGCGCAGCAATTGCATGCCAAGTTGGTCGAGGCCGGCGCCGATGCCGAACTGATCCTCTATCCCGGCGCGACCCACTCCGATCCGATCAAGGCCTTCAGCCCGCTCTTCCAGCGTTTCCCGGTGGTCGAGGACCTCGACGACTTCCTTGCCGGGCACCTTGGCTTGCACGACTAG
- a CDS encoding glycoside hydrolase family 108 protein codes for MKPMEYASAEAKVDFVDRLVDALIERKGGFVDHPDDRGGATRWGITERVARAHGYAGPMRELPREEARHIYRRIYWLRPRFDDVAERLPLVAAELFDTGANMGPAVAATFLQRALNALNRQGRDYPDLVPDGRIGEKTLGALDAFLDKRGRKNGGIVIHRALEALQGARYLRLAETRPANESFLYGWLANRLGPVE; via the coding sequence ATGAAGCCCATGGAATATGCGAGCGCGGAGGCTAAGGTCGATTTTGTCGACCGACTTGTCGATGCACTGATCGAGCGCAAGGGCGGTTTCGTCGACCATCCCGATGATCGCGGCGGGGCGACACGCTGGGGCATCACCGAGCGGGTGGCACGGGCGCATGGCTATGCCGGGCCGATGCGCGAACTGCCGCGCGAAGAGGCGCGCCACATCTACCGGCGCATCTACTGGCTGCGGCCGCGCTTTGACGATGTTGCCGAACGATTGCCGCTGGTGGCGGCCGAACTGTTCGACACCGGCGCGAATATGGGGCCGGCGGTTGCGGCGACGTTCCTGCAGCGCGCATTGAATGCCTTGAACCGGCAGGGCCGCGATTATCCCGATCTCGTGCCCGACGGGCGTATTGGCGAGAAGACGCTGGGCGCGCTGGATGCCTTTCTCGACAAACGCGGCAGGAAGAATGGCGGCATCGTTATCCATCGCGCGCTCGAGGCTTTGCAGGGCGCGCGCTATCTTCGGTTGGCCGAGACACGGCCTGCCAATGAAAGCTTTCTTTATGGCTGGCTCGCCAATCGCCTCGGACCGGTCGAATGA
- the hslU gene encoding ATP-dependent protease ATPase subunit HslU has product MNEHIPITKAQPLTPKAIVAALDEHIVGQKDAKKAVAVALRNRWRRQQLGSELKAEVTPKNILMIGPTGCGKTEISRRLAKLADAPFVKVEATKFTEVGYVGRDVEQIARDLVEEAVRLERERRRKKVKKAAEDAAMERLLDALTGKGSTEATRASFRERFADGSLDTAEVEIEVVEAPQTPFDMPGQGGIGMINLSDMMKGLGGQMPRKKRKLKVPDAYTRLVDEEADKRLDDDDVNRAALEDAEANGIVFLDEIDKIAVSDVRGGSVSREGVQRDLLPLIEGTTVATKYGPLKTDHILFIASGAFHVAKPSDMLPELQGRLPIRVELRALTQEDFVAILSDTRASLTDQYRALLGTEDVQIDFTDEGIEALARIAADVNESVENIGARRLQTVMEKLLEDISFEAEDRAGETVVIDAAFVEKQLSDIAGDTDLSRYVL; this is encoded by the coding sequence ATGAACGAACATATCCCCATTACCAAGGCGCAGCCGCTTACGCCCAAGGCGATCGTGGCGGCGCTCGATGAACATATTGTCGGCCAGAAGGACGCCAAGAAGGCGGTCGCCGTGGCGCTGCGCAATCGCTGGCGCCGCCAGCAGCTCGGCAGCGAACTCAAGGCCGAAGTCACGCCCAAGAACATCCTGATGATCGGGCCGACCGGCTGCGGCAAGACAGAGATTTCGCGGCGCCTGGCCAAGCTTGCCGATGCGCCGTTCGTCAAGGTCGAGGCGACCAAGTTCACCGAGGTCGGCTATGTCGGCCGCGATGTCGAACAGATTGCGCGCGACCTCGTCGAGGAAGCCGTGCGCCTTGAGCGCGAACGCCGCCGCAAGAAGGTCAAGAAGGCCGCCGAGGATGCCGCCATGGAGCGGCTCCTGGATGCGCTGACCGGCAAGGGCTCGACCGAAGCGACGCGGGCGAGCTTCCGCGAGCGGTTCGCGGATGGCAGCCTCGATACGGCCGAGGTCGAGATCGAGGTGGTCGAAGCGCCGCAGACGCCGTTCGACATGCCGGGCCAGGGCGGCATCGGCATGATCAACCTGTCGGACATGATGAAGGGCCTTGGCGGCCAGATGCCGCGCAAGAAGCGCAAGCTGAAGGTACCTGACGCTTATACCCGGCTGGTCGACGAGGAAGCTGACAAGCGCCTCGACGATGACGACGTCAATCGCGCTGCGCTCGAGGATGCCGAGGCCAATGGCATCGTCTTCCTCGACGAAATCGACAAGATTGCGGTGAGCGATGTGCGCGGCGGCTCGGTGAGCCGCGAAGGCGTGCAGCGCGACCTCTTGCCGCTGATCGAAGGGACGACGGTCGCGACCAAGTACGGGCCGCTCAAGACAGACCATATCCTCTTCATCGCTTCGGGCGCATTCCATGTGGCCAAGCCGAGCGACATGCTGCCCGAACTACAGGGCCGCCTGCCGATCCGCGTCGAATTGCGCGCCCTGACGCAGGAGGATTTCGTCGCAATCCTGTCGGATACAAGGGCGAGCCTCACCGACCAGTATCGCGCGCTTCTCGGCACGGAAGACGTGCAGATCGACTTTACCGACGAGGGCATCGAGGCGCTCGCGCGCATCGCGGCTGACGTCAACGAGAGCGTCGAGAATATCGGCGCACGGCGTCTGCAGACGGTGATGGAAAAGCTGCTCGAAGATATCAGCTTCGAGGCCGAGGACCGCGCTGGCGAGACCGTCGTCATCGACGCGGCCTTCGTCGAGAAGCAGCTCAGCGACATTGCCGGTGATACCGACTTGTCGCGCTACGTCCTCTAA
- the yajC gene encoding preprotein translocase subunit YajC translates to MTNILLVAAAAPASGGGSFIGGLIPLVLIFIIFWFLLIRPQQKQMKQHQATIAATKKGDQVVTGGGLIGKVTKVSDDEVEVDLGGGMKVRAVKSMLAKVVDPKAKPAND, encoded by the coding sequence ATGACCAATATCCTTCTCGTCGCCGCTGCAGCCCCCGCTTCGGGCGGTGGCAGCTTTATCGGCGGCCTGATCCCGCTCGTCCTCATCTTCATCATCTTCTGGTTCCTGCTCATTCGTCCGCAGCAAAAGCAGATGAAGCAGCACCAGGCGACGATCGCCGCGACCAAGAAAGGCGACCAGGTCGTCACCGGTGGCGGGCTGATCGGCAAGGTGACCAAGGTCAGCGATGACGAGGTCGAAGTCGACCTGGGGGGCGGCATGAAGGTCCGCGCGGTCAAGTCGATGCTCGCCAAGGTCGTCGACCCCAAGGCCAAGCCGGCCAACGACTAG
- a CDS encoding TIGR02117 family protein, with translation MPKRKRKKLRSSWPRRILAAIAIPLACYLGLAALGAIVPLNPSWEEPEEGTTVYLVDNGVHLDIAFPVAAEGLDWRPNFPADHLAEPLWASASHVMIGAGDLGIYTTAEDWGDLRPGVAVNALVDGERVMHVQYVEDPARFAVAEIRLRPAEYRRLYQAVRSSFDLDDDGQPQLLADVDGYFPSDAFYAGQGPFSAVQTCNQWVASRLRIAGVETSLWVPFSKGLPWRFREPGED, from the coding sequence ATGCCCAAGCGCAAACGTAAAAAACTGAGATCGAGCTGGCCGCGGCGCATCCTCGCCGCGATCGCCATTCCGCTTGCCTGCTATCTCGGCCTTGCTGCATTGGGCGCCATCGTGCCGCTCAATCCATCATGGGAAGAGCCCGAAGAAGGCACGACCGTCTATCTGGTCGACAATGGCGTCCATCTCGACATCGCCTTCCCGGTCGCCGCCGAGGGGCTCGACTGGCGACCCAACTTTCCTGCCGATCATCTCGCCGAACCGCTCTGGGCCAGCGCCAGCCATGTCATGATCGGCGCGGGGGACCTCGGCATCTACACCACGGCGGAGGATTGGGGCGACCTGCGTCCCGGCGTCGCCGTCAACGCGCTCGTCGATGGCGAGCGGGTCATGCATGTCCAATATGTCGAGGACCCCGCAAGGTTCGCCGTCGCCGAAATCCGCCTGCGCCCCGCAGAATATCGCCGCCTCTACCAGGCGGTGCGCTCCAGCTTCGACCTTGATGATGACGGCCAGCCGCAATTGCTCGCCGACGTCGACGGCTATTTCCCGTCCGATGCCTTCTATGCAGGGCAAGGTCCCTTCAGCGCCGTTCAGACCTGCAACCAGTGGGTCGCCTCGCGCCTGCGCATTGCCGGCGTCGAGACAAGCCTCTGGGTGCCCTTTTCAAAGGGCCTGCCCTGGCGCTTCCGGGAGCCCGGCGAAGATTAG
- the hslV gene encoding ATP-dependent protease subunit HslV gives MEQFHGTTIIGVKREGKTVVAGDGQVSLGNTVIKPNATKVRRLGKDGKVIGGFAGATADAFTLFERLEGKLEAHSGKLMRAAVELAKDWRTDKYLRNLEAMMIVADAETMLIVTGNGDVLEPEGGIAAIGSGGNYALAAARALSDYEPDAEKLARKAMEIAAEVCVFTNDRLTVETV, from the coding sequence GTGGAACAGTTTCACGGAACCACGATCATCGGGGTCAAGCGCGAGGGCAAGACCGTCGTCGCTGGCGACGGACAGGTCAGCCTCGGCAATACGGTGATCAAGCCCAATGCCACCAAAGTCCGCCGCCTTGGCAAGGACGGCAAGGTCATCGGTGGCTTTGCCGGCGCGACCGCAGATGCCTTTACTTTGTTCGAGCGGCTGGAGGGCAAGCTGGAGGCGCATTCGGGCAAGCTGATGCGCGCTGCGGTCGAACTCGCCAAGGACTGGCGCACAGACAAATATCTCCGCAACCTCGAAGCGATGATGATCGTCGCCGATGCCGAAACGATGTTAATCGTCACCGGCAATGGCGACGTGCTCGAACCCGAGGGCGGCATCGCCGCGATCGGATCGGGCGGCAACTATGCGCTCGCCGCCGCGCGGGCGCTGTCCGATTATGAACCCGACGCGGAAAAACTGGCCCGCAAGGCGATGGAAATCGCGGCCGAAGTCTGCGTCTTCACCAACGACCGCCTGACGGTCGAAACGGTCTGA
- the secD gene encoding protein translocase subunit SecD codes for MLDFPRWKVWSIWAIIAIGIVLSIPSLLSERQLESYPDQLPQSRINLGLDLAGGSYLLLEADAADAAVQRLTAMEENIRNELVRGEPRVRIGDISRSEGQLSFMVRDVTQVDEAVERLRAMTQPVGFTGQRDWTVEVEDTSRIIVAPTADGEQRALADAVTVARDVVRRRIDPSGTREVTVRTSGEERIEVMVPGVDDPEALKDLIGQTARLEFRLVDLTASPEQLSQGRAPAGSEAIPYPDAPPGVPYVGYGAADGIPRIGLERRVIVSGDQLENAQQSFDAQTNEPVVSIKFNPQGARRFGRVTQENVGEPFAMVLDGNVLSAPNIIQPILGGSAQIQGNFTVESANQLGIALSSGKLPVKLDVIQEYTISSDLGQDSIEKGMLASIVATLAVLIYMLMTYGRFGLYANAALVANAFLILGAMAVFNATLTLPGIAGFVLTIGAAVDANVLINERIREELRRGRKILDAIEHGYKEASTAIFDANITNTIAAAMMFYFGSGPIRGFAVVLLIGIVTSVWTAVNFTRMLVAVWARAKRPKKLHI; via the coding sequence ATGCTCGATTTCCCCCGCTGGAAGGTCTGGTCGATCTGGGCGATCATCGCCATCGGCATCGTCCTGTCGATCCCCAGCCTGCTCAGCGAGCGTCAGCTCGAAAGCTATCCCGACCAGCTGCCGCAATCGCGGATCAACCTGGGTCTCGACCTCGCCGGCGGTTCGTACCTGCTGCTCGAGGCTGATGCCGCGGACGCCGCTGTCCAGCGCCTGACGGCGATGGAAGAGAATATCCGCAACGAATTGGTACGCGGCGAGCCGCGCGTGCGGATCGGCGATATTTCGCGCAGCGAGGGGCAGCTGTCCTTCATGGTCCGCGACGTGACGCAGGTCGACGAAGCGGTCGAGCGCCTGCGCGCCATGACGCAGCCGGTCGGCTTTACCGGCCAGCGCGACTGGACCGTGGAAGTCGAGGATACGAGCCGCATCATCGTCGCGCCAACGGCCGATGGCGAACAGCGCGCGCTGGCCGATGCGGTCACCGTCGCGCGCGACGTCGTGCGTCGCCGTATCGATCCGTCGGGCACGCGCGAAGTCACCGTCCGCACCTCGGGCGAAGAGCGGATCGAAGTGATGGTGCCGGGTGTCGATGATCCCGAAGCGCTGAAGGACCTTATCGGCCAGACGGCGCGTCTCGAGTTCCGACTTGTCGACCTGACCGCCAGCCCCGAGCAATTGAGCCAAGGCCGCGCGCCCGCCGGCAGCGAGGCCATTCCCTATCCCGATGCCCCGCCCGGCGTCCCCTATGTGGGCTATGGCGCGGCCGACGGCATTCCGCGCATCGGTCTCGAACGCCGCGTCATTGTTTCGGGCGACCAGCTCGAAAATGCGCAGCAGAGCTTCGATGCGCAGACCAACGAACCGGTCGTCTCGATCAAGTTCAACCCGCAGGGCGCGCGCCGTTTCGGCCGCGTGACGCAGGAAAATGTCGGCGAACCCTTCGCCATGGTGCTCGACGGCAATGTCCTGTCGGCACCCAACATCATCCAGCCGATCCTTGGCGGTAGCGCGCAGATCCAGGGCAACTTCACGGTCGAGAGCGCCAACCAGCTCGGCATCGCGCTGTCCTCGGGCAAGCTGCCGGTGAAGCTGGACGTCATCCAGGAATATACGATCAGCTCGGACCTCGGTCAGGACTCGATCGAGAAGGGCATGCTCGCCTCGATCGTCGCGACGCTCGCGGTACTCATCTACATGCTGATGACCTATGGGCGCTTCGGCCTCTATGCCAATGCGGCATTGGTCGCGAACGCCTTCCTGATCCTCGGCGCGATGGCCGTGTTCAACGCGACGCTGACATTGCCCGGCATTGCCGGCTTCGTCCTCACCATCGGTGCCGCGGTCGACGCCAACGTGCTGATCAACGAGCGTATCCGCGAGGAACTCCGACGAGGACGCAAGATCCTCGACGCCATCGAACATGGCTACAAGGAAGCCTCGACCGCGATTTTCGATGCGAACATCACCAACACCATCGCCGCGGCGATGATGTTCTACTTCGGCTCGGGCCCCATTCGCGGGTTTGCCGTGGTGCTGCTCATCGGCATCGTGACCTCGGTCTGGACCGCGGTGAACTTCACCCGGATGCTGGTCGCCGTATGGGCCCGCGCCAAGCGCCCCAAGAAACTTCATATCTAG